AATCCCCGCCTTGCTCTCCTCCCCGGCCACGTTCACCTCGATGAGCACCTCCCGCGCGGGATGCTTCTCGAGCTGGCGAAGGACGGACTCCGACGCCACGGAGTGGATCAGGCGAACGGCCGGTGCGATGTCACGCACCTTGCGGCTCTGGAGCGCACCGATGAAGTCCCAGGTGAACAGCTCCCCGTGGCGCTCGCGTTTCGCGAGGAGGTCCTGCGCCCGGTTCTCGCCCACGAGCGCGATTCCGCCCTCGGCGAGCGCCGGCAGCTCGTCCGCGGACACGTACTTGATCGCGGCGAGGATCTCCACCTCCGCGGGGTCGCGGCCCGCGTCCGCGATCTGCCCGCGCACTCGCTCGAGGTTCTCCCTGATCTTCTCCGGGCGCAGGCCGGTGAACTCGCGGGTCATGTGAGCCACACCATCCCGGCCTGCCGGCCCGTCGTGCCGTCGTCGCGCCGGTGCGAGTAGAAGAGCTCGGGCCGGCAGCTCGTGCAGAGCGGGAAAGAATCGATCTTCGTCACGCCGCGATTCAGCAGCTTCTGCTGGGCAACCAGGCTGAGCGAGAGCATGCGCCCGTTGGCGACCCCTTGCAGATCGGTGAACTCGGCGAGCACCTCCTCGCCCACCTCGTAGCAGCATGCGCCGATGCACGGACCGAGCACGGCGCGCGGAGGCTCGTGGAACAGCGCCACGCCCTTCTCCACGATGCCGGCGGCCAGCCCGCGCCAGCCGCAGTGGAGCATCGCCACGCGGCCGGGCCCGACGAGCGCGACCGGCAGGCAGTCCGCCACCAGCACCAGGAGCGGCACGTTCCGCACAGTGGTCGTGTGGCCGTCCACCTTCGGCAGGTCGGCCCCTGCGTGTGCAAAGCCGCCGTTCGATGGCGGCTCGTGCCACTCGAGGATCTCGTCGCCGT
The genomic region above belongs to Thermoleophilaceae bacterium and contains:
- a CDS encoding YggS family pyridoxal phosphate enzyme, which produces MTREFTGLRPEKIRENLERVRGQIADAGRDPAEVEILAAIKYVSADELPALAEGGIALVGENRAQDLLAKRERHGELFTWDFIGALQSRKVRDIAPAVRLIHSVASESVLRQLEKHPAREVLIEVNVAGEESKAGIEPGELGRYIEACPVPVSGLMCMPPFTEDPEHSRRHFARLAELAAEHGLERLSMGTSQDYAVAAQEGATIVRLGSVLYE
- a CDS encoding polyphenol oxidase family protein, coding for MVFSDRRGGVSRGPYESLNLGILTDDDRQSVSQNRRRLAERASCDPERVAMGWQVHGDEILEWHEPPSNGGFAHAGADLPKVDGHTTTVRNVPLLVLVADCLPVALVGPGRVAMLHCGWRGLAAGIVEKGVALFHEPPRAVLGPCIGACCYEVGEEVLAEFTDLQGVANGRMLSLSLVAQQKLLNRGVTKIDSFPLCTSCRPELFYSHRRDDGTTGRQAGMVWLT